A portion of the Cololabis saira isolate AMF1-May2022 chromosome 17, fColSai1.1, whole genome shotgun sequence genome contains these proteins:
- the LOC133463782 gene encoding histone H1-like — protein MAEVAPAPAPAKAAKKKVSKPKKAGPSAAELIVKAVAASKERSGVSAAAVKKALAAGGYDVDKNKARVNTAIKSLVTKGTLVQTKGTGASGSFKISKNTDTKAKAPVKKAAPKANKPAAKKPAAAKKAKSAAAKKPAAAKKSPKKVKKPAALKKTAKSPKKVAKSPKKVAKSPKKVLKKAPKANTKQFATIQIK, from the coding sequence ATGGCAGAAGTAGCTCCAGCTCCGGCTCCGGCCAAAGCCGCCAAGAAGAAGGTGTCCAAGCCGAAGAAGGCCGGCCCCAGCGCGGCAGAGCTCATCGTGAAGGCCGTGGCCGCGTCCAAGGAGCGCAGCGGCGTGTCCGCCGCCGCCGTCAAGAAAGCTCTGGCCGCCGGAGGATACGACGTGGACAAGAACAAAGCCCGCGTCAACACCGCCATCAAGAGCCTGGTGACCAAGGGGACCCTGGTCCAGACCAAGGGGACCGGGGCCTCCGGCTCCTTCAAGATCAGCAAGAACACTGACACGAAGGCCAAAGCTCCCGTGAAGAAAGCGGCTCCTAAAGCCAACAAGCCCGCCGCCAAGAAACCCGCAGCAGCAAAGAAGGCGAAGAGCGCAGCAGCCAAGAAACCAGCAGCGGCCAAGAAGAGCCCCAAGAAGGTGAAGAAGCCCGCAGCGCTCAAGAAGACGGCCAAGAGCCCCAAGAAGGTCGCCAAGAGCCCCAAGAAGGTCGCCAAGAGCCCCAAGAAGGTGCTGAAGAAGGCCCCCAAAGCCAACACTAAACAGTTTGCtacaatacaaataaaataa
- the psap gene encoding prosaposin, producing the protein MLLLTLLFVSSAVATPLLGTEQCARGPPYWCQNVKTASQCGAVTHCQTNVWNQPQMKSVPCDLCKEVLMVVEQLLKDNATEADILRYLEKACQLIPDQSLTEECKEMVDSYYPIIIGIITGELDDPGVVCSAMGLCKSQQASLAQVHAQEQLVSNEVPQVDLAQQVSPFLLNVPGLLYPQENLKQEPPKQETQGGEEVCQDCIKFLTDAQAEAKANSTFVNALIQNIESQCDLLGPGLSDMCKQYVGQYGTLVVQQLMSMQPKEICTMAGFCSGMKKSVPMLSLIPAKTVPASKAVPASKLIPASKLFPALKAESAAAKPLVRVRDSPGCAICEFVMKQLESMLQDQSTEEEVIAAVEKVCTVLPSSLTAQCKDLIETYGQAIIELLVQEADPKTVCTALALCNGAGRTYVVALDQHRFKVGGYCEVCKMAVNYMDGILEKNATEAEIEEAVKKVCSFLPESYQTQCDQLIEQYEPMLVQLLLQMLDPDFVCMKLGACPEAVNKLLGAEQCTWGPQYWCKNMETASRCNAVAHCQRHVWV; encoded by the exons ATGCTGCTACTAACTCTGCTCTTCGTGTCCTCGG CCGTGGCAACCCCTCTGCTCGGCACTGAGCAGTGTGCTCGTGGCCCCCCCTACTGGTGTCAAAATGTAAAGACAGCCTCTCAGTGTGGAGCTGTGACTCACTGCCAGACAAATGTGTGGAACCAGCCCCAGATG AAATCGGTGCCATGTGACCTCTGTAAAGAGGTATTGATGGTGGTGGAGCAACTGCTGAAGGACAATGCAACTGAG GCTGACATTCTGAGGTACCTGGAGAAGGCCTGCCAGCTCATCCCTGATCAAAGTTTGACTGAAGAATGCAAAGAGATGGTTGATAGCTACTACCCCATCATCATTGGGATTATCACTGGGGAACTG GATGATCCTGGTGTGGTGTGTTCAGCCATGGGCCTGTGTAAGTCCCAGCAGGCCTCTCTGGCCCAGGTTCACGCCCAGGAGCAGCTCGTGTCCAATGAAGTACCTCAGGTCGACCTCGCCCAGCAAGTGTCTCCCTTTCTCCTCAATGTGCCCGGGCTGCTGTATCCTCAGGAAAACCTCAAGCAGGAGCCCCCCAAACAGGAAACTCAG GGAGGTGAGGAGGTGTGCCAGGACTGCATCAAGTTTCTGACTGATGCTCAAGCAGAAGCCAAGgccaactccacctttgtcaatgctttaattcagaatattgAGAGCCAGTGTGACCTGTTGGGACCAGGCTTGTCTGATATG TGCAAGCAGTATGTTGGCCAGTATGGGACCCTTGTTGTCCAGCAGCTCATGTCCATG CAACCCAAGGAAATCTGCACCATGGCCGGTTTCTGTTCCGGTATGAAGAAGTCTGTTCCCATGCTGTCGCTGATTCCTGCCAAGACTGTCCCCGCATCCAAAGCTGTACCTGCATCAAAGCTCATCCCTGCCTCCAAGCTCTTCCCTGCTCTAAAAGCAGAATCTGCCGCTGCCAAA CCCCTGGTGCGTGTCCGTGACTCCCCAGGATGTGCCATCTGTGAGTTTGTGATGAAACAGCTGGAGTCTATGCTGCAGGATCAATCAACAGAG GAGGAGGTTATTGCCGCTGTGGAGAAGGTTTGCACAGTTCTGCCGTCCTCCCTGACTGCTCAGTGCAAGGACTTGATCGAGACGTACGGCCAGGCCATCATCGAGCTGCTGGTGCAGGAAGCTGATCCCAAGACTGTCTGCACAGCCCTGGCGCTTTGCAACGGTGCCGGCCGCACTTACGTTG TGGCACTTGACCAGCATCGTTTCAAGGTGGGAGGCTACTGTGAGGTGTGTAAAATGGCTGTTAACTACATGGATGGCATCTTGGAGAAGAATGCTACTGAAGCTGAGATTGAAGAGGCTGTGAAGAAAGTATGCAGCTTCCTGCCCGAGTCTTACCAGACACAG TGTGACCAGTTGATTGAACAGTATGAGCCAATGCTGGTCCAGCTGTTGCTCCAGATGCTTGATCCAGACTTTGTGTGCATG AAATTGGGAGCGTGCCCTGAAGCCGTGAACAAGCTTCTGGGAGCAGAGCAGTGCACATGGGGACCTCAGTACTGGTGCAAGAACATGGAAACAGCTAGTCGGTGCAAT GCTGTGGCTCACTGCCAGCGTCATGTGTGGGTATAA
- the mrps6 gene encoding 28S ribosomal protein S6, mitochondrial, giving the protein MPRYELSLILKAMQRPDTAAALRRTVESLLQRGAVVRDLENLGERQLPYKITKHNERHNRGAYFLLDFYAPPNMVTGLLDHLHRDVDVVRPTVLKKDTGVADSSCCGIQQ; this is encoded by the coding sequence ATGCCTCGCTACGAGCTGTCCCTGATCCTGAAGGCCATGCAGCGGCCGGacacggcggcggctctgcgtcgcaCCGTGGAGTCTCTGCTGCAGCGCGGCGCGGTGGTGAGAGACCTGGAGAACCTGGGCGAGAGGCAGCTGCCCTACAAGATCACCAAGCACAACGAGAGGCACAACAGAGGCGCCTACTTTCTGCTGGACTTCTACGCCCCTCCCAACATGGTGACCGGCCTGCTGGATCACCTGCACCGAGACGTGGACGTGGTGAGGCCGACCGTGCTGAAGAAGGACACGGGGGTCGCTGACAGCAGCTGTTGCGGGATCCAGCAGTGA